CATGTGCTCTTCTTAGTGCGCGTGTCATGCATTTGTATTTGGCCACGGCCGATAAGGATAATCCTGCAGATTGTGATGATGTTGTTCAACCATCCCATCACAATGATGTATCTTGCAGTCAgcagtttattttgtatttaagaTAAATGAGTCAATATGACAAATAGAAAAGGCATATCTCCGCCAAGGGCCAGTaatccccttatgaaaccacatttaaattcactagatacatatttttaaatgacatctgcaccaaattgcacacacacacgtatatatcAGTGCCCTGAATATGCTTGATTTTCCATGCATTATTTCCTGGGACATTGGAGGAAATGTCAGAACATCCTTTTTTTCTCAGGTGACTGTGCGACACACTTCTGTTGTAGAAGGAAGCACAATAGAGAAATGTGcctgaaatgttaaagaaaggggggggattcctggatctgcctcttaaTCCATATCAAGATTTAATGGTAATCTGTAATTttttgctaacaaacaaacctgaCAACAAATAAGGgaacaaatatttataaatacaacCATTAAGTATTCTCCTATCCGTCAATCATTAAGGTTTTACTTtgatgtgtttgtctgcattttACTTCTTACTTTAAGTGGATGACAGACAGAGTCCACATAATCTGTAATACATTTTCTGGACTGCACTCCTCCCTTCACTCTGGATAATCTCTGAAAATTGGCCTGCGTTGCTGCGTTGCTGTGACCTAGCTGTCAAGTCTAGCAGATGATGTAATGAATGGGCTTTGGGCCACGGCAGGGGGGTACACGGAAGTTGCACATGACCCGCACCCACCCCCCTAACCTCCTCGAGCTATCTTTAAACCAAAAGAGCAGCAAGGGAGTGTGCTTTCAATTTTGGCAGCAGATAACTGAGACCAGAGACAGGAGCAGGAACACCCAAGGGTCACCCTGTCAGCACGATATGTCTTTGATATTATTAGAAAGGCAGACGCCTGCTTATCTGTAGACGTTACAGTAATCAACAAACAtgcttgtgcttttttttttaaagctaagtTTGCTgatttgcttgtgtgtttttaatgatgaaaacatgttCATAACTTCCATGGTAATTTATAGTTGGTCTGAATTTATCTCAGTTTGTTTACACACGGTGCACTAaggtgtttgtttctttgtgtggaCGACAGACGGCACCGGTGTAACAGGACCGTTGAGAAGCCCACTGTTGTCTCATGTTGCCCCGGAGACACTATAGACACAGGGCTTTGTTAACCTGAAGGAATACAGGCTTTTGTGGAAATAAGGTGCTTTGGTGTCCTGACTTTGCAGATTATCGTCATCCCCTGTTGCAGCAAACAAACGGTCAGAATGAGAATGAGTTTAATAATATGTTGAATCTCGGAAGGTTGCTATCTCTGTTTCCATAGGACCGGCTTGCCAGCTCTTTTattgtgtggtgtttttgtttttctgtttacagCCTTGGCAACAGCAACTATTTAGAAAGTCAAAAATGAATGTGCCCTTATTCACAAACAGTTACACTGTTAAATACTTGGAAAAAGCACAGGTTGAACTAAGGTAGAGTTgaattttctttgtctctcaaTATGTCCTAATCTACCTACTTTGTCTGTACATTCTATCAGCCTTTAGCAACACAGAAAAGACTTCTTTGTGGAATAAATTCATGGTTGGTTTTAATCCTTTAATTGGATTTTCTTGGTAACAAAGAATATATAGACTGTCACTAGttgtgaaagaaagaaacacctACTGACAGGCAGAGTTAGCAAACGTGTTAGGAAATCCAGTGGCTCTTTGTTCACATACTTGTCATGTTGCAGCTATAACCCAAGATGCCTCTAAATGATGAGCGACCCACCTCCACATCCAGCGGTGAGGACCAAGGCAGTGATGTGGAGTCATCGTCAGAACGCTGCGACAGCATGACGTCTACCGGCTACCCGGACTGCTCCCGTGAAAGCTTCACCATCGACGGCTCCAGCAAGCATAGCACGCCATCCTGTGAGTTTGTCTCCGGCACCTCTTTCTCTGGGCTCTTGTCCGTACTGTCCACACCGCCGCCATCATGCAACTCCACCGGTTGCACActaatttctttgttttccacagCGAGTCCACCCAAAACCTTAACCATGGATGAAGTCATGGATTCTGCCAGTGACCTCTTCAAACTCAGCCTCGCCCATGAGATCACTGTGAACCGCAACTTCCATCTAGAGCCAGTCAGCCTACCTCAGGACAGGTAAACCAGCTGCCTAAGATCTAGTGTCTCCATTTCTTCTATATTTGATGGTGTTGAGTATATTTCTTATACTGAATATGCATATCAGTTTGTCCTGTTTGCTGATAATGGACAAAACACcctctcacaatgttaaagaaagtgggggggACAATGTAATGTTCCATCTTTCCAGGTTTTTTGGTAATGTCGAATTCGATCATTAGAGATTTTCCCTTCAATGTATTATTagataaaatgtttattctgaTTGTTCTAAATGGGTGTATTTCTCACAGGTCTTTGGGTATTTTTGTAACTCAAAGTAATAATACTATTTGTTTGTAATGTCTGCTTGTATATTTTTAAGTgaataaaaactttaattacaaaaaaatagaaaagaaaagctggTAAAGGGGTCTGGCACGTGACACTCATGGGATTTTTTTATCAGCAAACATGAGAtagcagaaacacagaggctCCATTATATGGGACCAAACTGCAAGAGAAACAGTCAAAACAATGCTGCAACAACACAGTAAAATAAGAAGTTTAGCACTGCACATACTGTTTGTACATCATAAAGGTGTTTTATCTATCAATACAAATGATAAGTATGCAACCTAAGATCAAGTCAACTTTCTCTATCAAAGTAAAAGAGGTTCAACTGAATTCAgttaattattttaagaaaagcaagtcttaaccctgaaacagcCTATGGGAATTGGGTAAGAAAGTAAGGGCCTCTCTGTCCCAAATTGTCGTCACTCTGTAAGTTCTAGGCACAAAATTGACCTCACAATGTctttacatgtacacacacacacacacacacacacacacacacgtacacacgtacacacgtcCTTTTCTCCTGTATTCAGTGATTTGTttgcagggatttttttttcttgtggaATAAAAGAATACATGTCACACTTCTTGGTGCACCCTCCTTGCCAGTGATAACATCAACGACTGACGGTCATGGCAGCTTCTGACAGATGATATACGACGCTCAACCcttcatttctttttgtgtttttcagtttatgGAAAATGGTTTCAGACAATGTCCACAAAGCTTTCTGGGACATCCTGGAGGCAGAGCTGAACGATGACCCGCCTGAGTATGGCCACGCTATCAAACTGTTGGAGGAGATCCGAGAGGTCAGCATGCACActatgctgctttcagacatgtactgaccTCTAGATATCCTCCTGATATTCTCCTGAAGGGATGTGTGTGAGAACGAAAAATATCCAAATCAgttgttccagacattttccgggTTTTTTCCAGCTTTTGCCAGCTCTCTAGTAAATTGTCAGGagaatgtccaagtgagcccacGTGAGGATAcggcaggaaaaaaaatccagagaCTTTACAGTACAGACGACTGTGCGTGTTGATGACATTGCAAACACGGGACGGAAGGCTCGTGTGTCCCGGACAATCTcgtatgtgaaaggcaaaaacTCCAGACTAAATTTTCTGGAGTTCGTGTCTGAAAATGCCTACTGTCTGTTCTTTCCAGCTACACTCAGTAGAAATGCATTTTGCTCTGATTAAAATGTTCACGATGTTTAGTTATAACCATCCtcttaagttttttttttttggttacATTTTCTCCATCACCTCTTTTGTGACTAAAACACGAAGACACAAATCATGCAAAGTCACAGATGAGTGAACAGATAaatcattttcctcttttgaCAGATCTTACTGTCATTCCTCAACCCGGGTGCCAATCGAATGAGGACTCAGATCCTGGAGGTGCTGGACATAGACCTGATTCGTAAGCAGGCTGACAACAATGCTGTGGACATCCAGGGACTTGCCTCTTACATTATGACCACCATGGGCAAGATGTGTGCACCGGTCAGGGATGAGGAGATTAAGAATCTGCGGGAAAGCTCAGATAACGTCGTGACACTGTTCAGGTAGacacaaagtttgttttgaaagCATTTAAAAACTTTCAAGTGCTAAAATTATACATTGTCTTGactgtttcttttcatcagGCAAATTTTCCGTGTACTGGACTTGATGAAGGCGGATATGGTCAACTTTAGAATTGATAATCTGCGACCggtgctgcagagacagagcgTTGAATATGAGAGGGCAACGTTCCAGAGCATCCTGGAAAAAACACCCAGTAagtaaacaagaaaacacttttCACTCTCATACTTTGTTATTATGTTTGTCAAATACTTTTATAGTATTATAAGCTGCTttaagacatgcactgaactctggggAGCCTCTGGAAATTTTCtgaaggggctgtatgtgagcaGCCAGGCCCTCTAGTAAAACTTTAGCAGAATGTCAGAAAaagccaatgtgagaacacagcaggataaTCTCGCGAGTGGGGTTGTTGATAACAGCTGTACTGAGTTAGTATGATAACTTTATTCAGATGCTCTGGACCACACCACCTCCTGGATTAAGTCCGtactggaggagctgcagtctGCCACAGAGCAGAGTCGGGGGAAAGAGCGAGCTGTGCCGGGGCCTTTCCAGATCCTCAATGCTGCCCTCCTCCATATCCTCATGTGGGACTACAGTAAGAGTCCACTGCCTGAGGTAAGattgtgttgaatttgtgtttttaagagagaaagttttagttttttcttttgttggcTTTTATTCATGTGGCTAATTATTATTCGTGAAATATATAGGTTGAAATGCTTTTGTGGAATAACATTTTTCAAACACCTTACACATAAAACTTTTATCTGAAGGTCTTTTCTAAATGTCTCCTAGGATTCAAAATCTCATCATCGAAAGAACAacagaaatgtctgtttttagagAGTGTTACATGCTGTTAATACGTCTCTGTTAAAACAGTGATGTCAGACTTGTTGCTGTGAGGTTGGGAAACCAAATATTGAGCTTTAAAGGAGCTTGAACTTAGATTTTTTaactttggacagagccaggcagAAGCAGGCATCTGGGGGCTCCTTCTAATGTTTAACTTTTACTGTCTGAATCTGTTTGTAAAGACAGTGATCAACAGAAAGAGAACATTACAGACGAGAGACACCACTGTAGTTTAGGCATCAGTTGAGACAGAGAGCCTTGTGTGTCCCCAACAGCTCCAACTGTTAATTTACTCAACACAACAAACTCCATAACCAtaaacaagtgaatttcccaaaatgttgaactatttaTTTCAGTCTCTTGTCTTGTTTCCCCTTCAGACGTGGATTACAGATGAGGTACGTTTGCAAGAGATTCAATGGAAGCTCCAGCAGTGTCAGGCGGTGAACGAGGTGCTGCTCATTGTGCACAGCACAATCGGTGGACCGATCCAGAGTTTACCCTCCCTGTCCGACCGCCTGAAGAGGATGACCAGTGTGTTGCTGGAAGGCATGCACAGGCCGTCAGTTCACGTTAATTCATCTCTTAACTTATCTGCTGTCTACTTCACATCAAAGAGGAACTCAAACCTTACCTCCTTTCTTCTTTATCTTTAGGGGCTTTAACCTAAAAGAGGCACTAGAGAGCGTCAGTGCTCAGATCTGCTGTGAGCTCAACAAGTCTCTTACAGAGAGGAACTACCCTGCACTGACCCCGGCGTTGCAGGCCACTCTCGCAGGCCAGATCTGCAGCATCACTCAGAAGGACAATCCCATCCGAACTCTAGTTGGTGAGGCAGAGAGAACACAAAACGCAAAATGAAGATGATAACCAGCCAGAAATCGTGGCTGGGATTTTCTAACCTTGTGTcattcttttactttctgtgcAGAGGATCGTGTGCAGCAGTACTTCATGATGCTCATCTGCAATCCTAAACCACAAGCCAAACTTGAACAGGTACCAGCTGGCTTGACTTCCATAAAGCCAGAACTCGCATTGATGGGAGCAAAGTTCATCACCCTGATCAACTATAACAAGAGCGTCTATGGACCTTTCTACGCGGATATCATCAGGAAGGTGATGTTCAGCGGGAGCCCACCAGCAGCAAACTCTCCTCAGAGCACGGCTCAGGACGCCGTCGCCTccgattaaaaccaaacattggCTCAAGGAGTCTTGTAGCTACTTGATATAGCTGAAGCTAAGGAGGTACCACAGCTGCACAGTACTACTGCTTTGCTCAGCCAGTGTTCTCCAATAGTTGGAGTTACCTTCAGTGTATTACAAATGTAGTATTTATCGCTACATTGAGCAGTGAAGGCACTGCAGTGTAGGCTCCATTAGGTCAACATTTAATGTGAACCTACATCCTTTGTGATCAATGTTCTAATATAGGCTTTCCTATGAGCATCCACAGCTTATACCAGACAATGATTCATATCTGAACCAGAGAGAACCTGCATTGTGAGTTTGTCAGTagaccataaactgtatataaagatggacgaaatgGCAGCCCCAAACATAGTaactgcagtataagtcataatccctgcctcctccatgttagcagatgtgacattgaccaaactaaaaagtctacATACACGACAAGTTTCTTAGGATaaatttttctttatttggttCTGTGAAAACAGGCTGAAATTTAAGGATTGTCAGCTatgactgactcacgattgtTCGAGCGTGTGCAGCAGCGGGACCTCACGACATCCCCTGATGCTCCCTCTGGCTCAAAATGATGTCATTGgtgcaaaatggcagcgttcatatctgcAGTATTTTGGTTTCATATCTGGTTAGTGGGATGatgtggagacgtgtcgtccatctttatttacagtctatgccATTGTCAGTTTCCTGCTTtgtcagagggaaaaaagggtAAAACCTTTGTATGTCTGAGACATACAATAAGCTTTATGCAGCAAAGATGAATAAAATtcaagcatatatatatatatatatatatatatgtgtatatatctTAAAAATTAGCAGAGTAGCATTTACCTATGGTTAACTATGACCGCCATTAAACATACCAATGCAAATCATGAGGTAGCCCTTTTTCCATTGAATTAGATTTTGATCGTTCTCCCTTTTTTAACCAGCCACAGAACTAAATATTTCTCTGTTTGTAATCCACTGATATTATGCTATTACAAGTAATTTAGATCTAGAAATGGATATTTGACTTTTCAAATAAGCAGTTGTCTGCATGAGTAGctttttgtttggattttgtCCTTTTAGTTTTTGCTTGCGAGTGTTTGTCATATGTTTTAATGTTCTACTCTTTTACTTGCATTCTGATGGTGGAATACTTGTTATATTGATGTAGTTGCAATTATTGTTACATTTTGAGGTACCGTCGTTTTTACAGTATTGTTATGTTGTCTGTTGAGGCTGAATTGGTTTTGGAAGGTGCTGAACTCAAAGTGATTTTGTGTCCAAAATTTCCCGCAGACCCAAATATGCTCAAAGAAAAAAGCAATTATGTGCTTGGGAAGTTTTTGTCCTCTGTACCAcagttaatataataaaaaagagaCACATTTGAAGTTAGTTGTTATGTATTttacgtgtgcgtgtgtgtgtatgcgtgtgcaCATGTCTTAGgggcatgtgcgtgtgcgtgtttggGTTAAGATATGAATTGTGGTTAGGAATGAGACGGTTAAggataaaatattaattaatttattaataaattaGTTTGTCTACAATGAATTGAAGTACAAAAccaaaatgcaaaaaacaagcTACACTGGACTCAAAGtacataaaatattcatattaacaTAATATCTGAAATGCTACCGCACAATATATTTACACTCATGTAATAACATTGTAAACATGctgataaaaatatatgtatcgTAATTGTCATTAAAAATACACTAACCTCAATGGTTTTCTAAGCAAACAAATAGACATTAAAGTGAGGTATGTGTAGAAACgtaacattaaataataatgcaTTATACTGACAGTCTTTACAGTGAATGTATCAGATATTCAAAATGATAGAAATCATGATTTTTGCTCAGAAAATTAGGAGGGAACAACCCATTTGAAGTACATCCTTAACGATTAAATATGGACCAGATTAAATTCTGTTATTTTCTCTAaatggaaatacattttaatttaattaataataatctcCCCGTCattaaaagttaattattattcaGAAATGACTTTTGTAACAAGCTTTATGTTAAGTTCATCTGTTCAAGGCCCCTGTTGAGTAAACGTGCTGTCACCATGCAGCACTGGTACCTTTACAGGAAAATCAGGAAAATCTTACAAAACTGCGGAGATTTGATTAAAAGTCAACGCTTTTTACACGAATAGAGTTGTCTAATTACAGATCGTGTGTGTATTCAGCCCGGAAGGATCTTTCTGTGAGCTCGTTTTCTGTTTCTTCGCGAGGCCGACGCGTCTAAATTGGTCGAAACAGATTTAAACGAGCAAAATCAACGATCCGTGAAGGCGGCATCGGTTTGCCCAGTTACAGGATCTCGAAACGCGTGAGCTCATTCGGTCACGTGGTCGGAGTCTGGGCCGTGCTATTGGCTGCCGCGAACCGAggacagttgtttttgttgtgaatCCGGAAGCAGCCCTTCTCCTCGCGCTGGGCGTGTAGTTCAGCGTAAATACAGGGAAACAACGCGTTGTAAACTTTAAAACGTCCAGTCACCTCCCGGATATttacacttcaacacacacctTGGTCGTTCCGGAGAAGAAGCTGCCGGTAAGTATCCACAAGTGgcttctgtctttgtttccttgCAGCAGGTCTGAAGGAGTGAACTTGTTTAAACAAGTACGAGGAGGAGGCAGGTGTGCGCTGTTCAAACATGTAACCAGACTTGTGTGTTTATCCCCTGTTTCACTTCCCTGTTGTGGAGATGTGACCTGTCAAAGTCCGGGTCCCTCCTAAAAGTTCAAATCGTTGTCAGCCCCATGCAGTAGCTCGCTTGATTCAGATCTGGGACACAAACAATGAAGGTGTCTCACACGATCCAAAACATCATGCCAACATTTCATAGGGATCCGTGAGGGTGCGGCTCAAGCTGTGCTGATCTGACACAGATTGACCCATGTTAAGAtctttttaaatacacaataacaACTTGTCAGACTCCCTGGGACCAGCAGAACTCTGTAAGCAAGATGAGATGTCATCATTTCTTTATATATGTTTGAGGGATGACAAGCAACAAAGGGGCCAAATGAGAGCATCTGCTCAGTGTCTCCCGGTTTACGGAAAACATGTTGTAGTGTACAaagatattttacaaaatgtggCTCTTTGTAGCAACAGTGTTTAgacttctctttcctctcgGTGTGGAAAATCTTGAATGTATAGATTTACCCCCAAAAGGTTGAAAGGTATATTTACTGTTGTAGCAATGCCTGGCAGACCTTTGTGGCTTTTAGGGAAAATGAAACAGCTGCTGGGAACCAGGCCTTATCACCCAGTGTCCCCACTAATGTTCTTGTGACTCAATGACTCAGTCAGGGTGTGTGAAAAGCATTCATAGAGAAGTGGAGTAGCAGCATGTTATTATCTGTGGCTTTGCAAGGACACGTTCAGTATTTCACTTTCCCCTCATGTGGGCGATTCATCTGTCATTACCCCACGTCATCgtttttccttgttttaatTCTTACTATGCAGTGCAACGGCATCCTGAATGGTCGGTGAGTTACGCAGAGATGGCGCTGGAGGAAGGGGCGCGGAGCTGTCTGCTGCGCTTTCACCACAGACTGGAAGAAGACATCAAACCCTCATACCTGATGGACCAcatgatcagtgatggtgtgaTCAatggagacgaggaggagaggatcaGGACTCAGGTGAGCTCTGGACTCAAGTCTCAACAACTGACGGTTTAAGAAGTGAACTGTCAACTTAACTGATATCTGTGTTTCAGATACTTTACTTTTTAGATTGCTGTATCTTAGTCATGGCAAATCATGAAACTGTTCATCTGCTCAAATGAGAACCCTCAAAGTATCAgcatgtaaaatatatattataccGTCCACCTCTCATCTCtactgtctctctccatctagCCCACCAGAAAGGATCAGGCTGCGGCTCTGctagagctgctgctgaggaagGACAACCGGGCCTACATCTCCTTCTACAACGCCCTGGTTAAGGAGGCATATAATGATTTGGCCAACATGCTTCACGATGACCTTCCGCAGGTCTCACAAAATGCACACAAGAGCTCCTCTGATGGTTACACATCTAATGGTGAGGAAGGGGGGACATCGTGGGTGGAGAGACTGGAGGTTTGGAAGTTTGTTTTGTGGGTGTGTaggtgtctgtgagtgtgtattaTTAAACCCGTAGGTGTTATTTTATGCATGTTGGAAAGTTACACCTTTAATATCGATCCCCTTCCTGTTTGTATAACAGTCCAGGCGGTGCTGAGTGAAGGCGGTGTGCCACAGAGGCCTGTGGTGTTTGTCAGCCGACCGGAGCTTTTGAACCGGGTCAGAGAGAAACTCTACCGGCTGAAGAAAGAACCTGGCTGGGTCACCATCTTCGGGATGGCTGGCTCAGGCAAATCTGTACTGGCCGCAGAGGCTGTCAGATACCAAGGTATCATTGAAGGTGAGTTATCTTTAACTGATTCACTGAATCAACACTAATTCACACTAACACTGATTACTCAAGTAATCTTGGAGTGATTCTCATTGTCACTGATGCTACAGTTTCAACATTGTTGCTTAGTCATGAGCTTCGGGTAGCTTCTCACCTCTTTCCCTGTTTGACCTCTGTCGTTTcactctctgtccctctgcagAGTGCTTCCCTGGAGGCGTCCAATGGTTGTCTGTCGGCCAGCTGGACAAACCAGACCTGCTGGTGAAGATCCAGTCGCTGTGTTTCCGCCTGGAGCAGCACCTGGACACCCAGTCTCTCCAGCGCCCCCTCAACTCTCTGGATGAGGCCAAGGAGCGCCTGCGCTTCCTCATGCTGCGCAGATACCCCAGGTTGTCATGCTCAGATCATCGTGATGTACCTTTTAAAAAATtaagcaaaacacaaaattatgAAGAAAATACGataaattaagattttttttttttattcatttactgaGCCATGTGATTTTCAAGGTTTTCAGTAAATAGTGTACTTGATAGCTGCAAGAAGGTCAGATGATATATGTCattatttacttttatgtactttcatttctgtttccagtttattccgTCTGATCACTTGAAGGTGTCTATTCTGGATTATTTTTAGATCTCTGCTGATTCTCGATGATATCTGGGACAGCGCGGTGCTGAAGGTGTTTGATATCCACTGTCGGATTCTTCTGACCACCAGAAACAGAAGCCTCACTAACTCAGTTAGCGGTACGCACCCTGTTGTTTACTCTGCTCACTACACATTTGCAAACTTGAATAAATGAAACCGTAGAAATTGTGTACACTGTAATTGTGCTATTATTTTATAGGGGCTAAATATGAGGTGGAAGTGGAGAGCGGACTGGATGAAAACAAAGGACTGGAGATACTCGCTCTCTACACTCAAACTAACGCCCTGCGACTGCCCGAGGAGGCTCGCAGCATTGTCCGAGAATGTAAAGGTCTGTAAACTGAAACACACTGAACATGCAATCTGTAAAAAGTGCAGATATTATTACGTATCTAATTTTGGCTTGCAgataaaatatacacatttctTATGGGGTCatagaaggaaacaaaaacctCTAAATTATGCGCCTACAAAAATCTGACGTAAATTAATCTTTAACACcaccaaaaaataaaagcagttaaaATTGAGT
Above is a genomic segment from Hippoglossus hippoglossus isolate fHipHip1 chromosome 23, fHipHip1.pri, whole genome shotgun sequence containing:
- the tcp11l2 gene encoding T-complex protein 11-like protein 2, translating into MPLNDERPTSTSSGEDQGSDVESSSERCDSMTSTGYPDCSRESFTIDGSSKHSTPSSSPPKTLTMDEVMDSASDLFKLSLAHEITVNRNFHLEPVSLPQDSLWKMVSDNVHKAFWDILEAELNDDPPEYGHAIKLLEEIREILLSFLNPGANRMRTQILEVLDIDLIRKQADNNAVDIQGLASYIMTTMGKMCAPVRDEEIKNLRESSDNVVTLFRQIFRVLDLMKADMVNFRIDNLRPVLQRQSVEYERATFQSILEKTPNALDHTTSWIKSVLEELQSATEQSRGKERAVPGPFQILNAALLHILMWDYSKSPLPETWITDEVRLQEIQWKLQQCQAVNEVLLIVHSTIGGPIQSLPSLSDRLKRMTSVLLEGMHRPGFNLKEALESVSAQICCELNKSLTERNYPALTPALQATLAGQICSITQKDNPIRTLVEDRVQQYFMMLICNPKPQAKLEQVPAGLTSIKPELALMGAKFITLINYNKSVYGPFYADIIRKVMFSGSPPAANSPQSTAQDAVASD